Proteins encoded in a region of the Methylosinus trichosporium OB3b genome:
- a CDS encoding ketopantoate reductase family protein, producing the protein MRIAILGAGGVGGYYGGRLVEAGADVTFLLREARARLLAERGLVIESPLGDARLSVKTATRVDSPFDLVILACKAYDLDAALETIAGAVGPGTAILPLLNGLVHLDIVAERFPRAKVFGGVAQISSTLDENGVLHHFGERNRIIFGTRDGSRDARLAAVETAFANTPVEARHVDDIDRWMWEKFVLLAALAGITSLMRASLGDVLATPAGERLILQLRDECKRVARAEGWAPSPESEALLAVLTERGSSLKASMLRDIERGAPTEGEHILGDMHARAVRAGIETPILEIALTHVRAYEIGRRERA; encoded by the coding sequence ATGCGCATCGCGATCCTCGGGGCGGGCGGCGTCGGCGGCTATTATGGCGGCCGTCTGGTCGAGGCCGGCGCCGATGTGACCTTTCTCTTGCGCGAGGCGCGGGCGCGCCTTCTCGCCGAACGCGGGCTCGTGATCGAGAGCCCGCTCGGCGATGCGCGCCTTTCGGTGAAGACGGCGACGCGCGTCGACTCGCCGTTCGATCTCGTGATTCTCGCCTGCAAGGCCTATGATCTCGACGCGGCGCTGGAGACGATCGCCGGCGCCGTGGGGCCGGGGACAGCGATCCTGCCGCTGCTCAACGGCCTCGTTCATCTCGATATTGTTGCCGAGCGTTTTCCCCGTGCAAAGGTCTTTGGCGGCGTGGCTCAGATCAGCTCGACGCTGGACGAGAACGGCGTTCTGCATCATTTCGGCGAGCGCAACCGCATCATTTTCGGGACGCGCGACGGCTCGCGCGACGCGCGGCTCGCGGCGGTGGAGACCGCCTTTGCGAACACGCCGGTCGAAGCGCGCCATGTCGACGACATCGATCGCTGGATGTGGGAAAAATTCGTGCTGCTCGCGGCGCTCGCCGGCATCACCTCGCTAATGCGCGCGAGCCTCGGCGATGTTCTGGCGACGCCGGCGGGCGAGCGGCTCATTCTGCAGCTTCGCGACGAATGCAAGCGCGTCGCGCGCGCCGAGGGCTGGGCTCCTTCGCCCGAGTCGGAGGCGCTGCTCGCTGTGCTGACTGAGCGCGGCTCGTCGCTCAAAGCCTCGATGCTGCGCGACATCGAGCGCGGCGCGCCGACCGAGGGCGAGCATATTCTGGGCGACATGCACGCGCGAGCGGTGCGCGCCGGGATCGAGACGCCGATACTCGAGATCGCGCTCACCCATGTCCGCGCCTATGAGATCGGGCGCAGGGAGCGAGCCTGA
- a CDS encoding metallophosphoesterase family protein, with translation MSELITRRSVLAGASAGAAITTLPISMVTLAFGGTREDFTFTYISDAHIQQIRGAAFVRNWDQGLKRAVAEANLVKPESDFVMFGGDLAQLGKREELDHGAEMLSKLKGKLYCVMGEHDYYLDLGDYWSKLYGPHYYSFDHKGVHFVVLNSILTSEHWTFHRWPTAEQRMLEMAGLDNPNGSPFMVGDKQRKWLANDLAKVDKATPLVVFSHSPLQKIYKGWNFWTDDAEDVQALLAPYDNVTVLYGHVHQIQYNQIGSISFNSVMSTAWPWPYPQTYSQAESHLPVLTIPMNRADPFFERDATGWQLIDIGSGRVAARYQLWDNEPRTVAYDRKAGRPVDVAYQEPTQRRLPQTHY, from the coding sequence ATGAGCGAATTGATCACGAGGCGCAGCGTGCTCGCCGGCGCGAGCGCCGGCGCGGCGATCACCACCCTGCCGATCAGCATGGTCACTCTCGCCTTCGGCGGAACGCGCGAAGATTTCACCTTCACCTATATTTCCGACGCGCATATCCAGCAGATCCGCGGCGCCGCCTTCGTGCGCAATTGGGACCAGGGGTTGAAGCGCGCGGTGGCCGAGGCCAATCTGGTGAAGCCCGAATCCGACTTCGTGATGTTCGGCGGCGATCTCGCCCAGCTCGGCAAGCGCGAGGAGCTCGATCACGGCGCCGAGATGCTGTCGAAGCTCAAGGGCAAGCTCTATTGCGTGATGGGCGAGCACGACTATTATCTCGACCTCGGCGATTATTGGAGCAAGCTCTACGGTCCGCATTATTACAGCTTCGACCATAAGGGCGTGCATTTCGTCGTGCTGAACTCCATCCTGACCAGCGAGCACTGGACATTCCATCGCTGGCCGACGGCCGAGCAGCGCATGCTGGAAATGGCGGGATTGGACAATCCCAATGGCTCGCCCTTCATGGTCGGCGACAAGCAGCGCAAATGGCTCGCGAACGATCTCGCCAAGGTCGACAAGGCGACGCCGCTCGTCGTCTTCTCACACTCGCCGCTGCAGAAGATCTACAAGGGCTGGAATTTCTGGACCGACGACGCCGAGGATGTGCAGGCGCTGCTCGCGCCTTACGACAATGTCACCGTCCTCTACGGCCATGTGCATCAGATTCAATATAATCAGATCGGCAGCATCAGCTTCAATTCGGTGATGTCGACCGCCTGGCCCTGGCCCTATCCGCAGACCTATTCGCAGGCCGAGAGCCATCTGCCGGTGCTTACCATTCCGATGAACCGCGCCGATCCCTTCTTCGAGCGCGACGCCACCGGATGGCAGCTGATCGACATCGGCTCGGGGCGCGTCGCCGCGCGCTATCAGCTCTGGGACAATGAGCCGCGCACCGTGGCCTATGATCGCAAGGCCGGGCGTCCGGTCGATGTCGCCTATCAGGAGCCGACGCAGCGCCGTCTGCCTCAGACCCATTATTGA
- a CDS encoding cytochrome-c peroxidase, which yields MAVLTRVATALAACFSLSGAAFAEPLGLPPVPIPSDNPQSAEKIALGNRLFHDLRFSSDGTVACATCHADEKAFTDGPLRTSEGIGKKTGTRNAPTVINSAYFTSFFWDGRSASLEDQSQHPFLNPVEMGLPTHEPILNIVRSDDFYVDLFKRAFGKTGDAITMDEVKKAIASYERTIVSGDSPFDRWRFGKEENAISAEAKRGFDVFVGQGRCVSCHVIEETQALFTDNRFHNIGVGINRAQFDVPRLAAEFLTAKAKGADVDKTVLSDPKTSELGRFAVTDQFDVIGAFKTPTLRNVAVTPPYMHDGSLKTLKDVVKHYNNGGRSDGDPAQVNDYLSGGIRPLSLTEQQMDDLVAFMGTLTTPAYFGAKTK from the coding sequence ATGGCCGTGCTCACGCGCGTCGCGACGGCGCTCGCGGCTTGTTTCAGCCTTTCGGGCGCGGCCTTCGCTGAGCCGCTCGGGCTTCCGCCCGTTCCCATTCCGTCCGACAATCCGCAGAGCGCCGAAAAGATCGCCCTCGGCAATCGCCTGTTTCACGATCTGCGCTTCTCCAGCGACGGAACGGTCGCCTGCGCGACCTGCCATGCGGACGAGAAGGCCTTTACGGATGGTCCGCTGCGCACCTCGGAGGGGATCGGCAAGAAGACCGGGACGCGCAATGCGCCGACAGTGATCAACTCCGCTTATTTCACCTCCTTCTTCTGGGACGGACGCTCCGCCTCGCTCGAGGATCAATCGCAGCATCCCTTCCTCAATCCGGTCGAGATGGGCCTGCCGACGCATGAGCCGATCCTGAACATCGTCCGCTCCGACGACTTCTATGTCGATCTGTTCAAGCGGGCTTTCGGCAAGACCGGCGACGCCATCACCATGGACGAGGTGAAGAAGGCCATCGCCTCCTATGAGCGCACCATCGTCTCCGGCGATTCGCCCTTCGACCGCTGGCGTTTCGGCAAGGAGGAGAATGCGATCTCGGCGGAGGCCAAGCGCGGCTTCGACGTCTTCGTCGGCCAGGGGCGCTGCGTCTCCTGCCATGTGATCGAGGAGACGCAGGCGCTGTTCACCGACAATCGCTTCCACAATATCGGCGTCGGCATCAATCGCGCGCAATTCGACGTGCCGCGGCTCGCGGCGGAGTTTCTGACCGCCAAGGCGAAAGGCGCCGATGTCGACAAGACGGTTCTTTCCGATCCGAAGACCTCGGAGCTCGGCCGCTTCGCCGTCACCGATCAGTTCGATGTGATCGGCGCCTTCAAGACGCCGACGCTGCGCAATGTCGCGGTCACCCCGCCCTATATGCACGACGGCTCGCTGAAGACGCTGAAGGACGTCGTCAAGCATTACAACAATGGCGGGCGCAGCGACGGCGATCCGGCGCAGGTCAACGACTATCTCTCCGGCGGCATCAGGCCGCTCAGCCTCACCGAGCAGCAGATGGACGATCTCGTCGCCTTCATGGGGACCCTCACCACGCCCGCCTATTTCGGCGCGAAGACCAAATGA
- a CDS encoding cytochrome-c peroxidase, with protein MSRIFVASLSAMLFLPAAAMAGDLRADANALFEPITPAAAAKVVKSNDLTPAKIELGKELFFDPRMSASQIISCNSCHNLSLGGVDAGSTSVGHGWQKGPRRAPTVLNAVFNVAQFWDGRAPDLKTQAKGPVQAGVEMNNTPANVEATLNSIPGYVAEFKKAFPNDAKPANFDNFALAIEAFEATLITPGSRFDKFLAGDEAALDATEKQGLRLFMDKGCVSCHGGVNVGGAGYFPFGVAQKPAAEVLPAADKGRAAVTKSAADDYVFRAAPLRNVALRAPYFHTGSVWTLEEAVSIMAADQLGVTLSGDETKAIVAFLGALTGEQPHVSYPVLPARTNGTPRPAQGLTSTTAAH; from the coding sequence ATGTCTCGTATCTTTGTCGCGTCGCTGAGCGCGATGCTGTTCCTGCCCGCCGCCGCCATGGCGGGCGATCTGCGGGCGGACGCCAACGCCCTGTTCGAGCCGATCACGCCGGCCGCCGCCGCCAAGGTGGTGAAGAGCAATGACTTGACGCCTGCCAAGATCGAGCTCGGCAAAGAGCTGTTCTTCGATCCGCGCATGTCGGCGAGCCAGATCATCAGCTGCAACTCCTGCCATAATCTGAGCCTCGGCGGCGTCGACGCCGGCTCGACCTCGGTCGGCCACGGCTGGCAGAAGGGTCCGCGTCGCGCGCCGACCGTGCTCAACGCCGTGTTCAACGTCGCGCAGTTCTGGGACGGCCGCGCGCCGGATCTCAAAACGCAGGCGAAGGGCCCGGTGCAGGCCGGCGTCGAGATGAACAACACGCCCGCCAATGTCGAGGCGACGCTGAACTCGATCCCCGGCTATGTGGCCGAGTTCAAGAAAGCCTTCCCGAACGACGCCAAGCCGGCGAATTTCGATAATTTCGCTCTGGCGATCGAAGCCTTCGAGGCGACGCTGATCACGCCCGGCTCGCGCTTCGACAAATTCCTCGCCGGCGACGAGGCCGCGCTCGACGCGACCGAGAAGCAGGGCCTGCGCCTGTTCATGGACAAGGGATGTGTCTCCTGTCACGGCGGCGTCAATGTCGGCGGCGCCGGCTATTTCCCCTTCGGCGTCGCGCAGAAGCCGGCTGCCGAGGTGCTGCCCGCGGCGGACAAGGGCCGCGCGGCCGTCACCAAGAGCGCCGCGGACGATTATGTCTTCCGCGCTGCGCCGCTGCGTAACGTCGCGCTGCGCGCTCCCTATTTCCACACCGGCAGCGTGTGGACTCTGGAGGAGGCCGTGTCGATCATGGCGGCCGATCAGCTCGGCGTGACGCTCTCGGGCGACGAGACCAAGGCGATCGTAGCCTTCCTCGGCGCGTTGACCGGCGAGCAGCCGCATGTGAGCTATCCGGTTCTGCCGGCCCGCACCAATGGCACGCCGCGCCCGGCGCAGGGCTTGACCTCGACGACGGCCGCGCACTGA
- the acpA gene encoding acid phosphatase has product MKSSIFRSFAAAAALLGPAWQSLAQDAENPFARIGHIVVIYTENRSFDNVFGLFPGADGLGSADRFTQVDADGSALARLPPIRADESVDPRFPQTLPNAPFPIDAFAPNGEKTTDLTHDFYQEQEQIDGGRMDRFAAVSGAGGLVMGYYDGRGLAQWRLAEEFTLADHFFHAAFGGSFLNHIFLVCACAPVYPSPSPSLVAELDERGFLARAESSPKSALDGPPRYRKTGRVTPDGFAVSTLQPPTPLSPIDLSVPAELNLPPQTAPTIGDRLTEKGVSWAWYAGGWNDMRAGRIRQREAPEHFQTHHQPFLYFARYAPESAERDRHLKDAEDFFASAAEGSLPSVSFYKPIGRMNQHPQYADLKSGDAHLAEVVARLRASPNWKDMLIIVTADENGGAFDHVAPPRIDRFGPGARVPTLIISPYVRKGFVDQTVYDTTSILRTIETRFGLAPLTERDAQAADLHNALLSPSQAGGAAAR; this is encoded by the coding sequence ATGAAATCGTCGATTTTCCGTTCGTTCGCCGCCGCTGCGGCGCTGCTCGGGCCGGCGTGGCAGAGCCTCGCCCAAGACGCGGAAAATCCTTTCGCCCGCATCGGCCATATCGTCGTCATCTACACGGAAAATCGAAGCTTCGACAATGTGTTCGGGCTGTTTCCGGGGGCGGATGGACTGGGCTCCGCGGACCGTTTCACGCAGGTCGACGCCGACGGATCGGCGCTCGCCAGGCTTCCGCCTATCCGGGCGGACGAGAGCGTCGACCCGCGTTTTCCCCAGACCTTGCCCAATGCGCCGTTCCCGATCGACGCCTTCGCGCCCAATGGCGAGAAGACCACCGATCTCACCCATGACTTCTACCAGGAGCAGGAGCAGATCGACGGCGGCCGCATGGACCGTTTCGCCGCCGTCTCCGGCGCCGGCGGGCTCGTCATGGGCTATTACGACGGCCGCGGCCTCGCGCAATGGCGGCTGGCGGAGGAGTTCACGCTCGCCGATCATTTTTTCCATGCGGCCTTCGGCGGCTCCTTTCTCAACCATATCTTCCTCGTCTGCGCCTGCGCGCCCGTCTACCCTTCGCCGTCGCCGAGCCTCGTCGCCGAGCTCGACGAGAGAGGCTTTTTGGCGCGGGCGGAGAGCTCGCCGAAGAGCGCCCTCGACGGCCCGCCGCGCTACCGCAAGACCGGGCGGGTGACGCCGGATGGATTTGCGGTGAGCACGCTGCAGCCGCCGACGCCGCTGTCGCCGATAGACCTTTCCGTCCCGGCCGAGCTGAATCTGCCGCCGCAGACGGCGCCGACGATCGGCGACCGTCTAACCGAGAAGGGCGTCTCCTGGGCCTGGTATGCGGGCGGCTGGAACGACATGCGCGCCGGCCGCATCCGCCAGCGCGAGGCGCCGGAGCATTTCCAGACGCACCACCAGCCTTTCCTCTATTTCGCGCGCTATGCGCCGGAAAGCGCCGAGCGCGACCGGCATCTGAAGGACGCCGAGGATTTCTTCGCGTCCGCCGCGGAGGGCAGCCTGCCGTCGGTCTCCTTCTACAAGCCGATCGGGCGCATGAACCAGCATCCTCAATATGCCGATCTGAAGAGCGGTGACGCGCATCTCGCCGAGGTCGTCGCGCGGCTGCGCGCGAGCCCGAACTGGAAGGACATGCTGATCATCGTCACCGCCGACGAGAATGGCGGCGCCTTCGACCATGTGGCGCCGCCGCGCATCGATCGATTCGGGCCGGGCGCGCGCGTGCCGACGCTGATCATCTCGCCCTACGTGCGGAAGGGCTTCGTCGACCAGACGGTCTATGACACGACCTCGATCCTGCGGACGATCGAGACGCGCTTCGGCCTCGCGCCGCTCACCGAGCGCGACGCGCAGGCCGCTGATCTGCACAATGCGCTTCTCTCTCCATCGCAGGCCGGCGGAGCCGCCGCGCGCTGA
- the amoC gene encoding bacterial ammonia monooxygenase, subunit AmoC: MSVTTETTAGAAAGSDAIVDLRGMWVGVAGLNIFYLIVRIYEQIYGWRAGLDSFAPEFQTYWLSILWTEIPLELVSGLALAGWLWKTRDRNVDAVAPREELRRHVVLVEWLVVYAVAIYWGASFFTEQDGTWHMTVIRDTDFTPSHIIEFYMSYPIYSIMAVGAFFYAKTRIPYFAHGFSLAFLIVAIGPFMIIPNVGLNEWGHTFWFMEELFVAPLHWGFVFFGWMALGVFGVVLQILMGVKRLIGKDCVAALVG; encoded by the coding sequence ATGAGCGTAACAACAGAGACAACAGCCGGCGCAGCCGCCGGCTCGGACGCGATCGTTGATCTGCGTGGCATGTGGGTCGGTGTCGCCGGCCTGAACATCTTCTATCTGATCGTCCGCATTTACGAGCAGATCTACGGCTGGCGCGCGGGCCTCGACTCGTTCGCTCCGGAGTTCCAGACGTATTGGCTGTCGATCCTTTGGACCGAGATTCCGCTGGAGCTGGTTTCGGGCCTCGCGCTCGCCGGCTGGCTGTGGAAGACCCGTGACCGCAACGTCGACGCGGTCGCTCCGCGCGAGGAGCTGCGCCGTCACGTGGTCCTGGTCGAGTGGCTGGTGGTCTACGCCGTCGCCATTTACTGGGGCGCGAGCTTCTTCACGGAGCAGGACGGCACCTGGCACATGACGGTGATTCGCGACACGGACTTCACGCCGTCGCACATCATCGAGTTCTACATGAGCTACCCGATCTACTCGATCATGGCGGTGGGCGCGTTCTTCTATGCGAAGACCCGCATTCCGTATTTTGCTCATGGCTTCTCGCTGGCGTTCCTGATCGTCGCCATCGGCCCGTTCATGATCATCCCGAACGTCGGCCTGAACGAGTGGGGCCACACCTTCTGGTTCATGGAAGAGCTGTTCGTCGCTCCGCTGCATTGGGGCTTCGTGTTCTTCGGCTGGATGGCGCTCGGCGTGTTCGGCGTCGTTCTGCAGATCCTGATGGGCGTCAAGCGCCTCATCGGCAAGGACTGCGTCGCGGCCCTGGTCGGCTGA
- the amoA gene encoding bacterial ammonia monooxygenase, subunit AmoA, which translates to MSTSKSGGAIGPFHSVAEAAGCVKTTDWMLLTLLFLAVLGGYHIHFMLTAGDWDFWVDWKDRRMWPTVVPILGVTFAAAAQAFFWENFKLPFGATFAVLGLLIGEWINRYCNFWGWTYFPISLVFPSALVVPALWLDIIMLLSGSYVITAVVGSLGWGLLFYPNNWPAIAALHQATEQHGQLMSLADLVGFHFVRTSMPEYIRMVERGTLRTFGKDVVPVAAFFSGFVSMMVYFLWWFVGKWYSTTKVIQKI; encoded by the coding sequence ATGTCTACATCGAAGAGCGGGGGGGCAATCGGGCCTTTCCATTCGGTCGCGGAAGCGGCGGGATGCGTCAAGACCACCGATTGGATGCTTCTGACGCTGCTGTTTCTGGCGGTGCTGGGCGGCTACCACATTCACTTCATGCTGACGGCGGGCGACTGGGACTTCTGGGTCGACTGGAAAGACCGTCGTATGTGGCCGACCGTGGTTCCGATCCTGGGCGTGACCTTCGCCGCTGCGGCGCAGGCGTTCTTCTGGGAGAACTTCAAGCTGCCGTTCGGCGCGACCTTCGCGGTCCTCGGCCTGCTGATCGGCGAGTGGATCAACCGCTACTGCAACTTCTGGGGCTGGACCTATTTCCCGATCAGCCTGGTGTTCCCGTCCGCTCTGGTGGTTCCGGCGCTGTGGCTGGACATCATCATGCTGCTGTCGGGCTCCTATGTGATCACGGCGGTTGTGGGCTCGCTGGGCTGGGGCCTTCTGTTCTACCCGAACAACTGGCCGGCGATCGCGGCTCTGCATCAGGCGACGGAGCAGCATGGTCAGCTGATGTCCCTCGCGGATCTGGTCGGCTTCCACTTCGTCCGCACGTCGATGCCGGAATATATCCGCATGGTCGAGCGCGGCACGCTGCGCACCTTCGGTAAGGACGTCGTTCCGGTGGCCGCGTTCTTCTCGGGCTTCGTGTCGATGATGGTCTACTTCCTGTGGTGGTTCGTCGGTAAGTGGTATTCGACCACCAAGGTGATCCAGAAGATCTGA
- the amoB gene encoding bacterial ammonia monooxygenase, subunit AmoB has protein sequence MKALERMAELATGRVGKLLGLSVAAAVAATAASVAPAEAHGEKSQQAFLRMRTLNWYDVKWSKTSLNVNESMVLSGKVHVFSAWPQAVANPKSSFLNAGEPGPVLVRTAQFIGEQFAPRSVSLEVGKDYAFSIDLKARRAGRWHVHAQINVEGGGPIIGPGQWIEIKGDMADFKDPVTLLDGTTVDLETYGIDRIYAWHFPWMIAAAAWILYWFFKKGIIASYLRISEGKDEEQIGDDDRRVGAIVLAVTILATIIGYAVTNSTFPRTIPLQAGLQKPLTPIIEEGTAGVGPHVVTAELKGGVYKVPGRELTIQVKVTNKTDEPLKLGEYTAAGLRFLNPDVFTTKPEFPDYLLADRGLSTDPTPLAPGETKTIEVKVQDARWDIERLSDLAYDTDSQIGGLLMFFSPSGKRYATEIGGPVIPKFVAGDMP, from the coding sequence ATGAAAGCTCTGGAGAGAATGGCCGAGCTGGCGACCGGACGGGTCGGAAAGCTCCTCGGCCTGAGCGTTGCGGCTGCGGTCGCGGCGACGGCGGCCTCGGTGGCCCCGGCGGAAGCGCACGGCGAGAAGTCGCAGCAGGCGTTTCTGCGCATGCGCACGCTGAACTGGTATGACGTGAAGTGGTCGAAGACCTCGCTGAACGTCAACGAGTCGATGGTTCTGTCGGGCAAGGTTCACGTCTTCTCGGCGTGGCCGCAGGCGGTCGCCAATCCGAAGTCGTCGTTCCTGAACGCCGGCGAGCCCGGCCCGGTTCTGGTTCGCACGGCGCAGTTCATCGGCGAGCAGTTCGCTCCGCGCTCGGTGTCGCTCGAGGTCGGCAAGGACTATGCGTTCTCGATCGATCTGAAGGCTCGCCGCGCCGGGCGCTGGCACGTCCATGCTCAGATCAACGTCGAAGGCGGCGGTCCGATCATCGGACCCGGCCAGTGGATCGAGATCAAGGGCGACATGGCCGACTTCAAGGATCCGGTCACGCTGCTCGACGGCACGACCGTGGACCTCGAGACCTATGGCATCGATCGCATCTATGCCTGGCATTTCCCGTGGATGATCGCGGCCGCGGCCTGGATCCTCTACTGGTTCTTCAAGAAGGGCATCATCGCTTCTTATCTTCGCATCAGCGAAGGCAAGGACGAGGAGCAGATCGGCGATGACGACCGTCGCGTGGGCGCGATCGTTCTCGCGGTGACGATCCTGGCGACGATCATCGGCTATGCGGTGACGAACAGCACCTTCCCGCGCACGATCCCGCTGCAGGCCGGCTTGCAGAAGCCGCTGACGCCGATCATCGAGGAAGGCACCGCCGGCGTTGGTCCGCATGTGGTGACGGCCGAGCTCAAGGGCGGCGTCTACAAGGTGCCGGGCCGTGAGCTGACGATCCAAGTGAAGGTGACGAACAAGACCGACGAGCCGCTGAAGCTCGGCGAGTATACGGCGGCGGGTCTGCGCTTCCTGAACCCCGACGTGTTCACGACCAAGCCGGAGTTCCCGGACTATCTGCTGGCCGACCGTGGCCTGTCGACCGATCCGACCCCGCTCGCCCCCGGCGAGACGAAGACGATCGAAGTCAAGGTGCAGGACGCCCGTTGGGACATCGAGCGTCTCTCGGACCTCGCCTATGACACGGACAGCCAGATCGGCGGCCTGCTGATGTTCTTCAGCCCGTCGGGCAAGCGCTACGCCACCGAAATCGGCGGCCCGGTCATTCCGAAGTTCGTCGCCGGCGACATGCCCTGA
- a CDS encoding copper resistance CopC family protein, which produces MKLIFGAGLAAAICLSAATAFAHSFLVDASPSAKDHVAASPKLVKLRFGGGVEPAYSSISILDSTGKLVVEGAKGQADKPRELTLDAPELAVGSYVVKFRVLSSDGHIVEGKYEFTVDPH; this is translated from the coding sequence ATGAAGCTGATATTTGGCGCCGGCCTCGCGGCGGCGATTTGCCTCAGCGCCGCGACCGCGTTCGCGCATTCCTTTCTCGTCGATGCGTCGCCGTCGGCGAAAGACCATGTCGCCGCTTCGCCGAAGCTCGTGAAGCTGCGGTTCGGCGGCGGCGTCGAGCCCGCCTATTCCTCGATCTCGATCCTCGACTCGACTGGCAAGCTCGTCGTCGAAGGGGCGAAGGGACAGGCGGACAAGCCGCGCGAGCTGACGCTGGACGCACCCGAACTCGCGGTCGGGAGCTATGTCGTGAAATTTCGTGTTCTCTCGTCCGATGGCCATATCGTCGAGGGCAAATACGAATTCACAGTCGATCCTCACTAG
- a CDS encoding c-type cytochrome, translated as MELATLRFVESLLSAIAVGLLLLPRLIEEDGKRFNKQIAAAAVLRLLFGFGLIIATARNIIPAQRPLDWPTLSQFVTGTVIGRAWVATQILAAIFAAAALLRLRISNLWLDRASLGLGLLVLAVVSVTGHAVDDSLPIYTQLSFPFHTLAGLTWIGGLLGLVYWMLTGRDKPPEVAWRIAERWSLVAKGAMLVVLISGLVIAWETVGLFGFMLATPYGRLLSLKLLLLCGALLLALSLARYLTLPHSKKRFDLAWYAKIGGFEAGCAVALLFLAGWIATITPAAHENNVYWPLPFRFTYAGTWGLKVIPWLDPTWNWGVAALAFAALAALAWFVPQLRQWRRLATPVGGAAALLCGLVSVSVQAYPETYTDPPIPYVAASVKRGFETYQANCIPCHGVTGEANGPMAKALAVPPADLTAPHVATHTLGDIFHWLTYGGQSGVMPPFADVTSEDERWDLINYLTVLSNSNQSRFLGPKGVIQWLVAPNFAIDDPKDEIVDVEKLRGVPTLVSFARCKADDPAFAEKTASLTAAAETTAAMGAHHVTVYFGECPADPRAYLTSHPDAVELTYSIINHYLDEPVVNEIPEGHFLIDRSGYVRARFRHFGADDGNLSSLKAQIALTAKEPVVYVSPHQH; from the coding sequence ATGGAATTGGCGACGCTTCGCTTCGTCGAGAGCCTGCTCTCCGCTATCGCCGTCGGTCTTTTGCTGCTGCCGCGCCTGATCGAGGAGGACGGCAAGCGGTTCAACAAGCAGATCGCCGCCGCGGCGGTCCTGCGCCTGCTGTTCGGCTTCGGCCTCATCATCGCGACGGCGCGCAACATCATTCCCGCGCAGCGTCCGCTCGATTGGCCGACGCTCAGCCAGTTCGTCACCGGAACGGTGATCGGCCGAGCCTGGGTCGCCACTCAGATTCTCGCAGCGATTTTCGCCGCGGCGGCTCTGTTGCGCCTGCGCATTTCCAATCTCTGGCTGGACCGCGCCTCGCTCGGCCTCGGTCTGCTGGTGCTCGCCGTCGTCTCGGTCACTGGTCATGCGGTCGATGACAGCCTGCCGATCTACACGCAGCTGAGCTTCCCCTTCCACACGCTCGCCGGCCTCACCTGGATCGGCGGCCTGCTCGGCCTCGTCTATTGGATGCTGACCGGCCGCGACAAGCCGCCGGAAGTCGCCTGGCGCATCGCCGAACGCTGGTCGCTCGTCGCCAAGGGCGCGATGCTCGTCGTGCTGATCAGCGGCCTCGTCATCGCCTGGGAGACCGTCGGCCTCTTCGGCTTCATGCTGGCGACGCCCTATGGTCGGCTGCTCAGCCTGAAGCTGCTGCTCCTCTGCGGGGCTTTGCTGCTCGCTCTTTCGCTCGCGCGCTATCTCACGCTGCCGCACAGCAAGAAGCGCTTCGATCTCGCCTGGTATGCGAAGATCGGCGGATTTGAAGCCGGCTGCGCGGTGGCGTTGCTGTTCCTGGCCGGCTGGATCGCGACGATCACGCCGGCGGCGCATGAAAACAACGTCTACTGGCCATTGCCATTCCGTTTCACTTATGCCGGCACCTGGGGCCTCAAGGTCATTCCCTGGCTCGATCCGACATGGAACTGGGGCGTCGCCGCCCTCGCTTTCGCGGCGCTCGCCGCGCTCGCTTGGTTCGTTCCGCAACTGCGTCAGTGGCGGCGCCTCGCGACGCCGGTCGGCGGCGCCGCCGCGCTGCTCTGCGGCCTCGTCTCGGTGTCGGTGCAGGCCTATCCGGAAACCTACACCGATCCGCCGATCCCCTATGTCGCGGCGTCGGTCAAGCGCGGTTTCGAGACCTATCAGGCCAATTGCATCCCTTGCCACGGCGTCACGGGCGAGGCCAACGGCCCCATGGCCAAGGCGCTTGCGGTGCCGCCGGCGGATCTCACGGCGCCGCATGTGGCGACGCATACGCTGGGCGATATCTTCCATTGGCTGACTTATGGTGGGCAGAGCGGCGTCATGCCGCCCTTCGCCGACGTCACCAGCGAGGACGAGCGCTGGGATCTCATCAACTATCTCACCGTTCTGTCGAACTCGAACCAATCGCGCTTCCTCGGCCCTAAGGGCGTCATTCAATGGCTGGTGGCCCCCAATTTCGCCATTGACGATCCGAAGGACGAGATCGTCGACGTCGAGAAGCTGCGCGGCGTGCCGACGCTCGTCTCCTTCGCGCGCTGCAAGGCGGATGATCCCGCCTTCGCGGAAAAGACCGCGAGCCTGACGGCGGCCGCGGAGACGACGGCGGCGATGGGAGCGCATCATGTCACAGTGTATTTCGGCGAATGTCCCGCCGATCCGCGCGCCTATCTCACGAGCCATCCCGACGCGGTGGAGCTCACCTATTCGATCATCAATCATTATTTGGACGAGCCGGTCGTGAACGAGATCCCGGAAGGGCATTTCCTGATCGACCGCTCGGGCTATGTGCGCGCCCGTTTCCGCCACTTCGGCGCCGACGATGGCAATCTCTCATCGCTGAAAGCGCAGATCGCGCTGACCGCGAAGGAGCCGGTCGTCTATGTCTCGCCGCATCAGCATTGA